Below is a window of Halogeometricum rufum DNA.
CGTCGTCTTCGAGTCGCGGGAGGTGAGCGTGGTCCAGCGAGACGGTCGTGCGCGTGACCTGTTCGCTGGTTGCCTCGTCGATGTCCACGCCGGCCTCCCACGTCGCGACTCTGCGAGCGAGTTCCTCGCGTCCGACCGGTCCGCGCACGTCCGAGAGGAAGTAGAGCACGAACCGGCGCCTGCGGTTGCTGAGGATGTGGAAGATGGCGTCGAGCGACAGTTCGCCCCCGTCCAGTTGGACGGGAGGAGACAGTTCGGTCTCGGCGTCGTCGCCGTCTGTCTCGTCGGTTTCGAAGGTCATGGGTGCCCGTGAGTCCCCGCCAGACCGCAACTCTTCTCTACGTTGCAGGGGGGGAGATAAAACATCTTTTGCCGGTCGCTTGACGACCCCTCTCCGACCCACGGCGACGGTCAGGTGGCGCGCCGTTCGAAAGCGAGTTCGTCCCGGCGGACGGTGACGACGCAGTCGTCCAGTCTGAACGAGAGCGACCCCCCCGAGACGCCGGCGTTCGTGGCGTACGAGTCGACGAGCGTATCGAAAGCATCCGGGTCGATGGTCTCGTAGGCGGGTTCTAACTCGCACGTATCCACACCCAGCACGTCCGAAACCGCGAGGACGACGTCCACGAACAGTTCGCGCGCGGACGCCGGGTCGTAGCGGGCGCGATACAGTCCGGCCTGTTCGTCGTATCGGAGGTCGGTGAGCGAGCGGTAGGGTGCGGGCGTTCGGCTCTCAGGGGGTCGGTCGTCGGCCATCGTGTTCACTCGAACGTAGGATGACATTCGTACAAAAATCCGTCGTTGGAGAACGTTATATCTGACTCACAGGGCAAAGATGAAGTGTTTTTCAACTTTGGGAGCAGTTTCAGACGTGAAACGAGGCACGTTCGGCGGCGGATAGCGTGAGGAGGGAGTGACGAGTCGGACGAATACGTGAGGAGGGAGTGACGAGTCGGACGAACGTCTCAGAAGAGCGTCGCGAACTCCGCCTGCGAGACGTACGACTCGAACAACTGTTCGGCCCACTCGTACACGTCAGGGTCCGCGGACTCGACGAAGGGTGCCTGACTCCCGTCCGCACGGTGCGTCGTCATCGCCACCCGGTCGTCGAAGACGAACAGGTCGAACGGACAGTCGTCGTGGATGAGGACCTCGAGATCTCCCTCGCGGCACGCCGCCTTCGACTCGCTCGCGTAGTCGTCGAAGAGGATGTCGACGACCTGTCGGTCGAAGACGGCACGGATGGACGACCCGTCCGTGGCGTGTTCACAGCACCGTTCCACGTACACCGGAGAGACGATACCCGAGAACATCCGCAGAGAGTCGGAGTCGGCCAGCATGTCGGAGACGCGTTTGACCGCGAAGTGCGGCCGCCGGCGTCCGCACGGGGTCACCGACGCGTCCGAGAGGGGGCCGACCGGGAACGACACCTCGGTTTCGACGGCCTCGAGGAACGGCGCCAACTGCGAGGCGGTATCGAGGTCGCGGCGACACTCGGCGACGCTCCGCGTCGCGACGCGGCCGAAACTGGTGAGTTCGAACGCGTCTTCGCGCTTTCTGAGCAGTCCGAGGTCGGCGAGTCGGTTCGTCGAGCGGTGGACGGTCGAACGCGAGAAGGAGAGCCGGTCCGCTAACTGCGCCGCGGTCCGCGGACGGTCGGTGAGTGCGTCGAGTATCGGGAACCGTTTGACGACTTCGACCACGTCTTCGTCGTCCATCACTCGTGTGCCTCGTTTGTGATCACCGACGAGCGTGCGGTCAGGTCCGCTCTATCTCGGCCTCGACCGTCTCGGCGTCTATCGAGAGGTCGTGCGCGTACTGGGCGTGTTCCTGCACGAGGTGGACGACTTCGTCGTCGGTGTCTGCGCGAACCATGAAGCTACACCCGTCCTGGAAGCACTCGAACTGAGAGGGCATGGGGACGACTACTCTTCTCTCCCCCGTAAGGACTCTGGCCCTAAGGGGAGAGTGCGCGGAGCGCACTGGGCCCGGCGACACCTCGAAGGGCTTACCCCCCGCGGTCACCCAGCGTGAGTCATGACGGACGACGAGACGCGCGTCGAGTGGCGGCGGTGGGGTCCGGAGGCGTTCGAGGAGGCCGACGCGGCCGGGAAACCCGTGTTGCTGTCGCTGACGGCGACGTGGTGCGACGGCTGTCACGAGATGGACGTCGAGACGTACGGCGAACCGCGCATCGCCGCGAACGTGAACGACGACTTCGTGCCGGTCCGAGTCGACGTGGACCGCCACCCGCGCGTCCGCGAGCGCTACAACATGGGCGGGTTCCCCTCGACGGTGTTCTGCACGCCGTCGGGCGAACTCGTCACCGGGGCGATGTACCTCGGCCCCGACGGCATGCGGCAGGTGCTCGACCGGGTCCGGGAGGCGTGGACCGATCGAGGCGACGCGGCCGGCCGGGTCCCGCGCGCTCTCGCGGACGACCCGACGCCGGAGGGGCCGGTGGACACGCACATCGAGGAACACCTCGCCGGGCAACTGGACGAGAAGTACGACGACCGGTTCGCCGGGTGGGGCGACGGGACGAAGTTCCCGATGCCGCGGACGATAGAGTTCGCCCTGAAGCGGTCGCGGCGACAGGCGGTGGAGACGCTCCGGACGCTGGCGGAGACGCTGTTCGACGACGTGGAAGGCGGCTTCTTCCGCTACGCCGAGGGCCGGGACTGGTCGGACCCGCACCACGAGAAACTGCTCGACACGAACGCCGCCCTCGTGCGGGCGTTCGCCAACGGCTACCTCTACACCGGCGACGACGCCCTCCTCGACCCGGCCCGGCGGACGCAGGCCTTCCTCGCGGAACGGCTCTGGAACGGCGCGGCGTTCGGGGGGAGCGTCGGCCCCGGCGACGGAAGTAGCGTCGGCCCCGACGACGGCGAGGAGTACTACGAACTGGACGCCGACGGCCGCGCCGACCACGCGGGGCCGCGGCGGGACCTGACCGCCTACGCCGGCGCGAACGCCCTCGCGGCGGACGCCCTGCTGACGCTGACCGCGTACACCGACGACGAGTCCGCCCGCGACTACGCGGTTCGGACGCTGGACTACCTCGACAGCCGACTCGTCGACGACGACGGCGTCGTGGCGCACTTCGAGGCGGGCGAGGAGACGGGCGAGACGCTCCTCCTCGAGGACCACGCGCGGGTCGTCGCCGCGTTCGGCAGGGCGCGACAGGTGCTCGGCGACGACCGGTATCTCGACCGGGCGCGGGTCGTCGCGGACGCGACGCTCGACGAACTGCAGGCGGGCGACGGCGCCTTCAGAGACGGGCCGGCGTCGGGCGCCGGGTTGCTCGACCGGCCGCTTCGACCGCTGGACGCGAACGTGGAGATGGCCGACGCGCTCTGTGACCTCGCGGCGGTGACGGGCGAGGACGCCTACGAGGACGCCGCGCGGAACGCCGTCGGCGCGTTCGCGGGCGCGTGGGACCGCATCGGCGTCCAGGTCGCCGGGTACGGGTCGGTGGCGGCGCGACTGACCCGACCGACGCTCGTCGTCGCCGTCGGCGCGCCGGCCGGGTCGGACCTCCACCGCGCGGCCCTCCGCGTCGCCGACCACGAGAAGGTCGTCGTCCCCGACGCGCCGGCCGTCTCGGCCGACGCGGCGACGGTTCGCCTCGGCGACCGCGAACGGACCGTCACCACACCCGACCAGTTGATGACCGCCGTCTCCGACCTCACCGACGGCGCGTGAGAGCGCCGCCTCGGAGCGCAGAGCCGTGAACCGGCAGAACGTGTAAACCCCCGGTTTGTTTTTAACCGTGGGGGGTCTGTTGTGACCATGACCAGTCTGCGGGACCTCGGGTTGTCGGAGTACGAGGCGCGAGCGTACCGGTCGTTGCTGCGGACGGGTGCGACAACCGCCAAGGAGTTGTCGCGCGCCAGCGACGTGCCGATGGGCCGCATCTACGACGTGCTGAACAGTCTCGAACAGCACAGTCTCGTCCGGAGTCAGGCGGCGAGTCGCCCGAAGAAGTACGTCGCCGTCGAACCCGACACCGCGCTGGACCGTCTGCTGGAGACGAAGCGGCGGGAGTTAGAGGAGAAGGCCGAACAGTACGAGGCGGTCGTCGACGAACTCACCGACGAGTTGGAGACCGCAGAACCCGTGCAGGGGCAGTTCTGGACCGCCGCCGTCGGGATGGAGGAGTCCGTGGACCTGTTGCTCGAACGCCTCTCGGCCGCCGACAGTTCGCTCGTCATGGTCGCCGGGACGCTCTCGCCGCAGTTCGACCTGGGCCGCGTCGGCGAACTCGTCACGGACGAACTCGAAGCCGCACTGGACCGCGGCGTGGAGGTGTCCGTGCTGATGTCGCCGAAGATAGTCTCGTCGCTCCCCCGGAGCGTCGGCCAACGCTACGTCGACCGCCTGGAGAACCACCCGCGCTTCGAGGTGCGGACGACGGAACAACTGCCGGGGACGTTCAACCTCATCGACGACGTGGAGGTGTGCATCGAGGTCCCGAACCCCCTCGACCCCGGCGAACCGTTCGCGATGATAGACCTGAAGGACGCCGAGTTCGCCACCGACATCCGAGAGATGTTCGACCCGCGGTGGGCGGAGGCCAAGCCCCTCACGCTGTCGAACGTCGAAGCGGACGACTGACCGACGCCGTCGAACCGACGAGGAGAACCGCTCACGGCAGAGCGAGTCGCTCGGTCGTCGCGGCGTTCGCGCCGGCGATTGCGTCGGCGCGGTCCCGAATCGCGACCGACGACGGCGACCCGGACTACAGGTCCGCGAGTTCGTCTCTGAGTTCGCCCAGCGACGCGACCCGTTCGGCGTGGGCGTTGTGCTGGTGGATGGACTCGTCGTTCGACTGCTTCATGTGGACGACGGCGCTGTCGGCGAGGTAGTCGAACTCGTCGACGACCTGTTCGGCCATCGACCGGACGCAGTCCTCGACGAACTTCGCGTTGGCGTGCGCGTGGTAGGTCATGTGGTCCTCGTCGGGTCGTTTCGCGAGGTTGTAGATGCGTGCGGACATCGAGTCGCGGGCGATGTCCACGAGGTCGATGAGGTCCACGTCGGGCGACCCGTCCGTCTCGACGGTCAGCGTCGCGTGTCCTCGCTGGGAGTGGCCCGGTTGCGGGACCTGCTCTAGGAACTCCTCGATGGTGTCGTCGTCGACGTCGAGGTCCCGCATCACGTCGCGGGCGCGGGAGGCCGACATCCCCTGCGAACAGGGACAGACCGTCATGCCGACGACCTCGGCCCCGATCTCCTCGCGGGTGCCGTCCTCGGTGGCGACCGCGCTGGCGATGATGTTGGCCGTGCTCTGCGTCTGGAGGTCCGACGCCGGAGTGTTCTCGCGGAGGACGAGTTCCGCGGTCATCCGCACCTCGGCCTCCGAGGTGTAGTCGTGCTTGGCGAGGAGTCGCTCCGCGGTGTCACCACACATGTCCTCGACGCGATACGTCGGTTCGGCGACGGCGTCCTCGAGGATTTCGTCGATGACCTGCATGTTCCGGCTCATGTCGATCCCCTTGCGTCCGCTGGGTAAGTCGACGAACACCTCGAACTCCGCCATCAGAATCAGCGGGCGCTTGCCGTCGCGAGCGATTTTGACGAGTTTGTCCACACCCGTCACACCCACCTGGCTCAGTCCGACGGTCACGTCGGGTCTACCTGCCTGAACGTCAGGCAACTGGTGACTCATCGTGAGAAGGGTAGGATTGTGTTCGATTAATGCTTTCGCTAGGGGAACGGCGCTGGGCGGCGAAATCGCCCACGTCGCCGCGTCTGCCGGGAGGTGGTGTCGGTGTCAGGGCCAGTCGTCGCGAGTGCTCGTCTCGAACGGGTCGTCCTCCTCCGACTCGCCGGCGAGCGCCCAGCCTGCGGCCTCTGCGGCCTGTTCGAGCGGGAGATACTCCCACTCGGTCCGGTCGGCGAGATCGCGGTCCTCGTCGCTCGTCCCGACGAAGACGTGGCGGTCGGTGTCGAACTGCCGTTTCACGTTCTCCAGACTCTCCTCGACGCCGCGCGGTCCGGAGAAGAAGTCCTGACGGACGCGGTGTTTCCGAGTGAAGTTCGTGACGACGTAGGTGGGCTTGTCGCTCACCACGCCGACGTACTCCGTCCACTGCCGTGCGTCGTTGAAGACGGCGTTCGGGTCGGCGAGCGCCTTCAGCGCCGCCAACTCGAACGCCAGCGTCATGTCGGTAGAGCCGCCTCCGTCCATGCCCGAAGATGGTCGCGTCGGACGCAAAACCGCTTCGGTTCCGCGACCGAGAAACGGCCGCCTCACCGGTCGAACCGGAGCGAGAGGAGAAGACCGAGTTACGGAGAATCGAGGAGAAAGCCCCGCCGTTTAGGGCGGGGATGAATCCGACACTACCCTTCGCAATCCACCGTTCAAACGCTCGGCAGGATATTCCACGCTCAAATACATATTTTCAAGTAACTATCTCGTCATAGGTTACGTATGGCGAAACAGGTCGTCACACGCACCTACACTGCTTCCATACGGAACCAACAACGGGTGTCCGACGACCTCGACGCCCTCGGGTTCTCAGCATCAAAACTCTGGAACGTCGGGCGGTGGGTTTGCGACCGAGTGTGGTCAGAGATAGGTCACATCCCCGGTCACAACGAACTCACCTCGTACCTCAAGTCGCACGAACGCTACGATGACCTGCATTCTCAGTCAAGTCAGCGAGTTTTGCAAGAACTCGCTGAAGCGTTCAACGGCTGGTACGGCAAACGACGTAACGGAGACACGAGAGCAAACCCACCGAAGTACCGCAAACACGGCGACGACCATCCGCGAAGTACGGTCACGTTCAAAGCCGCAGGCTTCAAACTCGACACCGAGTACGAAAGAGTCCGACTCTCGAAAGGCTCGAACCTCAAGGAGTATTGGTCGGACTTCATCCTCTGCGAATATCAGATTCGCCCCGACGTTAACCTCTCCACCGTGGAAAACGTCCAACAGGTTCGAGCAGTCTGGACTGGTGACGAGTGGGAACTGCACTTCGTGTGCAAAGTTGAAATCGAGGTTGCTGAATCACCCGGTGAGAAGACCGTGGGTGTTGACCTCGGTATCAACAACTTCGCCACGCTCGCCTACGAAGACGGTCACAGTGAACTGTATCCGCTCAACTGTCTGAAGCAGGACGACTACTACTTCAGCAAGCGAATCGCTTGCTGTGACGACTCAGACTCAGAGCAGGCCACGCGACTGAATCAGAAGAAGTCGGCCCGTCGAACCCACTACTTCCACACGCTCTCGAAACACATCGTTCAGCGATGTGTTGACGAAGGGGTGGCGACGATTGCGGTTGGCGAGCTCTCCAGTATCCGCGAGGATGAGGAGAACGGCGAGTCGAAGAACTGGGGTAAGCACGGCAACCTCGACCTGCACTCGTGGGCGTTCGACCGCTTCACACAGATGCTCGAATACAAGGCCGAGATGGAAGGCATCACTGTCGAGCGGGTGTCTGAGCGCGATACGTCGAGGTCGTGTTCGTGCTGTGGGCGGAAGCGTGACGCGAACCGTGTTGAACGTGGGTTGTATGTCTGCGATGAGTGCGGTACGGTGGCGAATGCAGACGTGAACGCCGCTGAGAACATTCGACAGAAAGTATCTCCGAATCCCGCCACAGATGGCGGTGATAGGAGTAACGGCTGGTTGGCACAGCCATCGACGTACTTGTTCGATTCAGAGAGCGGATGCTTCGCACCGCGAGAACAGGCCACGTCGTAAACCACAATATCCCACCGGCGGTCGGGAATCCTCGCCCTTCAGGGCGGGGAGGATGTCAATGGAGTTCGTAGTAGCCGGTGTACCGGACCACGTCGCCGACCGAGAGTTCGGGCGCGCAGACGCCCCGCTTGGACCCGTCCACCGCCGCCGCGATGGCCGTCTGCGTCCGGTCGGACAGTTCGTCGTAGTGCCACACCCGCGCCGTCGGGTCGATGTCCTCCGCACCGGTTCTGACGACAGTCACGCCGTCCGCAGCGTCGCCGTACGTCGGTTCGCACGCAGTCCGTGACATACGATACCAAACAACACGATAGACGATAAAGATTTGGACTGCGGAAGGGGAGACGCGCGGCGAGAGTCAGCGACGAGTCGAGGGAGAAGAGAGCGAGAGAGAAGATAACGACTGCACGGAGGGGGCGACGGCGCGACTGTCGGGGAGGGCGCTTACTCGGCCGGCGCTTCCTCTTCGAGGTCCAGGTCGTCTATCTCGAACTGCTGTTGCATCAGCACGTCCTTCTGGTCGGCGACGACGCGTTCCTCGCGCATGAGCTTCTTGTACTTCGACTGCGGCGAGAGGTCACCGATGAGGACGCCGCCGACGATTTTGCCGTCCTTGAAGGCGAGGCGTCGCCACTCGCTGTCGGAGTACTTCGCCTCCGCCTCGTCGTCCCCGATGGTCGGGTGACCGAACGAGAGGAACGGGAAGTCGAAGTGGGTGATGGAGTACGAGGAGACCCAGCGGAACTCCTCGGACCCGTAGTCGACCATATTCTGCGCGGCGATGGTCCCCTGTTCCTTCGCCGACCCCCACGCGCCGTTCTGGGCGCGTTCGCCGAGGATGACGTCGTGGAACTGCGTGATGTCGCCCGCCGCGAACACGTCCTCGTGGTTCGTCCGCATGTACTCGTCGACGACGATGCCGTCGTCGCACTCGATGTCGGTGCCCTGCAGAATCTCCGTGTTGAAGTCCAGTCCGATGGCGATGCCGACGAAGTCGGCGTCGTACTCGTCACCGTTGGGGTCGACGGCCGTCGTCACCGCGCCGTCGTCGTCGACCTCGAAGTGGTCGACGCCGGAGTCGAAGACGGGTTCGACGTTCCGTTCGCGGAGTGCCTCGTGGATTATCTCGGCGCCCTCCTCCGAGAGCGCGTACCGCCACCAGCAGTTCCCGCGCATGAGGTACTTGCCCTCGACGCCCTGCGCGGCCGTGATGGCCGCGAGGTCGATGCCGAGCAGTCCGGCCCCCACGACGACGGAACTGTCGGCCTCCTCCATGTGCGAGCGAATCTTGCGGGCGTCCTGGAACGTCCAGAAGTGGTGGACGCCCTCGGCGTCGGAGTTGTCGACGGGCAGTTGGGTCGGCGTCCCCCCCACGGAGACGAGCAGTTTGTCCCACGAGAGTTCCTCGCCCTCGTGCGTCGTGATGGTGTGCCCGTCCGGGTCGACGTCGGTGACGAGGGTGTTGAGCTTCAGTTCGATGTCGCGCTCGTCGTACCACTCGGGGTCGTGGATGGAGATCGGCGCTTCGGGGAGTTTCCCCTTGGCGAACTCTTTGATGAGGATACGATTGTACAGGGCTTCACCCTCGTCGGTGACGACGGTGATGTCGGCGTCGGGTTCCTCCTCACGGAGGGTCTCAGCGGCGGAACTCCCCGCGATACCGTCGCCGATGATGACGTACGACTGGGTCATACGCGGAATCTTTGACACCGGGGTTAATGTGAATTGCTATCCTCGCTATGCGTCCGAGGAGCCCGAGACCGGCGGGGGACGACCCGGACGGCGACAGACGGGCGGTATCCCCGCTCAACGCCCTCCGACCCGGACGCCCACGCGTCGCAGGACGATACCCGGGAGGGCGAACGCCGCCGGGACGCCGACGAGGAACACCGCGACGAACGCCGCGGGACTCTCGATGTGCGGGGCGGAGACGGCGACGAAGACGCCGAACGCGAGGACGGACAGCACGGAGAGCAGACAGTAGCAGACGAGGACGAACAGGGGGTCACGCTCGGTGGGTGCCCCCGAGGCGTCGAGCCGTTCGCGTATCGTCTGCGGACGTGAGGCGGTCATCGGACGAGACGGACGCCGCGAGCGGAGATAAACGTGACCGGGTCCGCACGCCGCACTCGGCCACGTCCGCACGGCGACTCGCTCGGCGCTCAGACGGCCGCGTCAGCGGAGTCGTGCTCACAGCCGGCCCGCCAGTGTGCGCAGGCGAACCGGCGGAGGCGACGGCGCAAGCGGGTCACGGCGTCGACGCCGCCGACGGAGACGGCGAACGCCGCCGGCAGGCCGACGAACCACAGGGCCAACAGCGTCGCGACCGGCGGCACGAACGGCGCCAGTGCGCTCGCGACGACGGCGAACAGGGCGAACCCGAGGAGCGTCCCGAACGCGTCCGCGGCCGCGGTCACGGGGGCGGCGTGGCCGCGGCGCGTCGGGTCGCCGAACGTCGGTGAGCGGGCGGTACGACCGGGGGAGTGGAGTCGGCGGGTCATCGTCGTCTCACGTGTGGAGGGACGGCCGCCGACACGAAAAGTGTAATCTGAACTGAATTTTTGTAGGCGCGCTTACTGAACTGCGTTTCACCAGTTCAGCCGAGGCGTCGCCGTTCGACGGCGACGACGGCGAGTTCGTCGTCGAGCGTCACGCGCAGTTCCTCGTCGTCCAGCGGGATGTCCACGCGGACGCGCCACGGGTCGTCGTCGAGGACGGTGGTCCGGTCGCCGACGCACCACTCGAACGTCCAGTGCGGACTGTCCCGCAGGTCGACGCCGTGAGTCGCGTGGAAGCCGACGACGTCGGACTGGTCGAGGAGGCTGAGGCCGACGGGCGATCGGATGCGGTGGTCGCACTGCTCGCAGCGGTGGACCGAACAGGCGGCCACGTCGAGCGGTCCCGTCTCCTGCGACAGCGTCGTTCCCATTCGTCCGCCGCACTCCGGGCAGACGCCGTCCGCGGCGAGGCAGTGCAGGTGCCGGACGCGCTGGTCGAACGCGTGCGCGACTTCCTCGTCCGACCGGTCGGTGAGTCCGCCCGGCGGGAACGGCGCGTGCGCGTGCAGACGGCCGCAGTCCCGACAGCCGACGGAGATGTGTTCGTCGAGGTACGAGGCGGTGAGCGTGCCGCCGCAGTCGGCGCACTCGCCCGGCACCTCGAACGGTTCGACCGTCGGGTTCTCGTTGAAACTCCCCGAGAGGACGGCGCGGACCACCTTCTCGCCCGCGTGCCTGAACTCGTAGCCGTCGTCGGTCTTCGCGACGAACTGGCCGGTGAGTTTGCCGAGGTGGTAGTTGAACTGCGCGCTGTCGCGCATCCCGACCCGACGGCGGAGGTCCGAGAACGTCACCGGACGCTCCGGCGACCGCCAGAGGGCTTCGAGGATGGCGAGGCGCGTCTCGTTGCCGACGACGGCGAACGCCTCCGCGGGGGCGAGACAGTCCACACAGTCCGTGAGGAGTCCCTCGTCGCCCGCGTCTGTTTCGCTCATACCCTCCGATACCGGGTTCCGACGGCAAAAAGCCACGCACAAATTCGTTTAACTGGAATTAGGCGCTAAGTCCCCTTCCTCAAGGAGCAACGCAGGGAGCGAAGCGACTGAGTAGCGCAGTAGGGAGGGGATACAGCGCCGTCATCGTCTCACAAACACTCCGCGACGACTGGCCCACAGGCCCACGCAATCGCAACTCTTAGTTGTGTACTTTGTGTATAGTGTGTTGTGGCGACCCGCAAAAACATCTCCATCCGTGACGACCAAGAGGAGTGGATTCAGGACAACCACCTGAACCTCTCCTCGTTCGTCCAAGAGAAACTGGACGAACTCATCGAGGAACGAGAGTCATAGATGCACTACAACTACAAGTATCGACTCGACCCACCAGAAGCCCTCACCGAGACGCTTCTGCACCACATCGATACTTGTAGACAACTCTACAACCACGTCCTCTACAAACTCAACGAGGCAGACGACATTCCCGCCCGCTACGAGGTGCAGGGACGACTTCCCGACCTCAAATCGTGGTGGGACGACCTCGGAGACGTTCACTCGAAGGTATTGCAGATGGTCGTCAAGCGCGTCTACGACAACCTCTCCACGCTCAAAGCACAGAAGGAGAACGGACGCGCCGTGGGAATGCTTAAGTGGAAACCACCTCGGGAGTATCGGTCGCTCACCTACAACCAATCCGGCTTCGAACTCAAGAATACGAGTGGTCGGCCTGTCCTGTGGTTGAGCAAAATCGGTGAGATTCCGATTCACCTCCACCGAGAGATTCCCGAGAACGCGACCATCAAACAGGTCACGGTCAAGCGAGAACCCACGGGCAAATGGTTCGCCACGTTCGGTCTCGACGTGGACGAAGCCCCACCCGAGAAACCGGAGACGCCCGAGAAGGTCGTTGGCATCGACCTGGGGATTCTCAAGTACGCCCACGACACCGACGGATATGCTATCGAGAGTCCCGACTTCAGTGAGGAACGCGAGCGACTCGAATGCGCCCAACATAGCCTCTCGCGGAAGGAACACGGCTCGAACAATTGGGAGAAACAACGCAAGGTTGTGGCCGA
It encodes the following:
- a CDS encoding RNA-guided endonuclease InsQ/TnpB family protein, with the protein product MHYNYKYRLDPPEALTETLLHHIDTCRQLYNHVLYKLNEADDIPARYEVQGRLPDLKSWWDDLGDVHSKVLQMVVKRVYDNLSTLKAQKENGRAVGMLKWKPPREYRSLTYNQSGFELKNTSGRPVLWLSKIGEIPIHLHREIPENATIKQVTVKREPTGKWFATFGLDVDEAPPEKPETPEKVVGIDLGILKYAHDTDGYAIESPDFSEERERLECAQHSLSRKEHGSNNWEKQRKVVAERHAELKRKRRDFLHKLSSYYAREYDLVAVEDLDAKGLVELPGNSRNRAGASWGTFLRMLEYKCERKGTHFIAVNPRGTTKECASCGTETDKPLWVRDHSCPACGFEADRDANAAWNILSRGINDVGVVHSESTPVETALPVDTSVSAKRVVKTGSPTLKERTASVVSE